The following are encoded together in the Triticum dicoccoides isolate Atlit2015 ecotype Zavitan chromosome 6B, WEW_v2.0, whole genome shotgun sequence genome:
- the LOC119324765 gene encoding uncharacterized protein LOC119324765: MDLEQGASAPAMEAEEAPLIVEVAAEEGVPKEEEEEKEEEKEKEEGRIGGNNLVMLTERAQLQRLALVLRNTEEPLMRQVIKSEQERVQYLNTVNDAYNQTRRLLDDCTALRDTHERSSQSQSHALRLQVARDVHDYVIYGLNLCMQNVRNCCMRVDAIAKLRAHYDALADGLAEDAAGDLESLAAEASQYRASMWEYCHSHRSASARAHSRAYSRVLLLEGIDFAELTRRHQLRLGYGGKGEDFEDLEDTQKLEVYNSIIVESGRAKIPLLAGLAGRKIASAKTWGNAVGVFIMAAGNMVWDVFTAEHNVEAVLRGSLNVMAAVGAFAVDVAVTGAVTKAVASLGAGLFATSLAGFVVGAIAGLIFVAVSGRLIDLIFGSPNKVPPVAELKFHTAVMPDGMSLAISIARQSST; this comes from the coding sequence ATGGACTTGGAGCAAGGAGCATCGGCACCGGCCATGGAGGCGGAGGAGGCGCCGCTCATTGTTGAGGTGGCGGCGGAGGAGGGGGTaccgaaggaagaagaagaagaaaaggaagaagaaaaagaaaaggaggagGGCAGGATTGGGGGAAACAACCTGGTGATGCTGACGGAGAGGGCGCAGCTGCAGAGGCTGGCATTGGTGCTGAGGAACACGGAGGAGCCCCTGATGCGGCAGGTGATAAAGTCGGAGCAAGAGCGTGTGCAATACCTCAACACGGTGAACGACGCCTACAACCAAACCAGGAGGCTGCTGGACGACTGCAcggcgctgagggacacgcacgagCGGTCATCTCAGTCTCAGTCACATGCGCTGCGGCTGCAGGTGGCGCGGGACGTACACGACTACGTCATCTACGGCCTCAACCTGTGCATGCAGAACGTGCGCAACTGCTGCATGCGCGTGGACGCCATCGCCAAGCTCAGGGCGCACTACGACGCCCTCGCCGACGGCCTGGCAGAGGACGCCGCCGGCGACTTGGAGAGCCTCGCCGCGGAGGCGTCCCAGTACAGGGCCTCCATGTGGGAGTACTGCCACAGCCACCGGAGCGCCTCCGCGCGGGCCCACTCCCGTGCCTACTCCCGGGTGCTCCTGCTGGAGGGGATCGACTTCGCCGAGCTCACGAGGAGGCATCAGCTCCGGCTCGGGTACGGCGGCAAGGGCGAGGACTTTGAGGACCTCGAGGACACCCAGAAGCTCGAGGTGTACAACAGCATCATCGTCGAGTCGGGGCGTGCCAAGATACCACTACTCGCCGGGCTCGCCGGCCGCAAGATCGCATCAGCCAAAACATGGGGGAACGCCGTGGGTGTCTTTATCATGGCGGCCGGCAACATGGTGTGGGACGTCTTCACGGCTGAGCACAACGTGGAGGCCGTTCTCCGCGGCAGCCTCAACGTCATGGCGGCGGTTGGGGCCTTCGCCGTGGACGTCGCCGTCACCGGGGCGGTCACCAAGGCTGTCGCCAGCCTTGGCGCCGGCCTCTTTGCTACCTCGCTGGCTGGATTTGTCGTAGGTGCCATCGCCGGCCTCATCTTCGTCGCCGTGAGCGGCCGCCTCATCGACCTCATCTTCGGCTCCCCTAACAAGGTGCCCCCCGTCGCCGAGCTCAAGTTCCACACCGCCGTCATGCCGGATGGCATGAGTCTAGCAATTTCCATTGCTCGTCAGTCATCCACGTAA